In Vagococcus luciliae, one genomic interval encodes:
- a CDS encoding coenzyme F420-0:L-glutamate ligase, which yields MSRIIGTVSRGLRCPIINEGDDLESIVIDSVIEASKEGNFSIQDKDIVAVTESIVARAQGNYASIDQIAEDIRQKFNDETVGVIFPIFSRNRFSNCLRGIARGSKKIVLMLSYPSDEVGNHLISLDALDEKGVNPWTDTLTETEFRELFGYQKHTFTGVDYIEYYKELIAAEGAECEVIFSQKPKTILSYTKNILTCDIHTRYRTKRILEQNGAEKVYTLDDVLSKSVDGSGFNEQYGLLGSNKSTDDGVKLFPRNSQETVDNIQRKLKELTGKQVEVMVYGDGAFKDPVGKIWELADPVVSPAYTSGLEGTPNEVKLKYLADNNFSDLRGAQLEEAIKKHIDSKADDLTGLMEAQGTTPRKLTDLIGSLSDLTSGSGDKGTPIVFIQGYFDNFTN from the coding sequence ATGTCAAGAATCATTGGAACTGTATCAAGGGGATTACGTTGTCCAATTATTAATGAAGGTGATGATTTAGAATCAATCGTTATTGACAGTGTCATTGAAGCATCTAAAGAAGGAAACTTCTCAATTCAAGACAAAGATATCGTTGCTGTAACAGAATCGATTGTTGCTAGAGCTCAAGGAAATTATGCATCGATTGATCAAATTGCAGAAGATATTCGTCAAAAATTTAATGATGAGACAGTTGGGGTTATCTTCCCAATCTTTAGCCGTAATCGTTTTTCAAACTGTTTACGTGGTATTGCTAGAGGAAGCAAAAAAATTGTCCTAATGTTAAGTTATCCATCAGATGAAGTGGGAAATCATTTGATTTCACTTGACGCATTAGATGAAAAAGGAGTGAATCCTTGGACAGATACGTTAACTGAAACAGAATTTAGAGAGCTATTTGGTTATCAAAAACATACCTTTACAGGTGTTGACTATATTGAATACTATAAAGAATTAATCGCAGCAGAAGGTGCTGAGTGTGAAGTCATTTTCTCTCAAAAACCTAAAACGATTTTATCTTATACAAAAAATATCTTAACATGTGATATTCACACACGTTACCGTACAAAACGCATCTTAGAACAAAATGGTGCGGAAAAAGTGTACACATTGGATGATGTCTTATCTAAATCAGTTGACGGAAGTGGCTTTAACGAGCAATACGGTTTGCTTGGTTCAAACAAATCGACAGACGATGGTGTGAAATTATTCCCAAGAAACTCGCAAGAAACAGTGGATAATATCCAACGTAAACTAAAAGAGTTGACTGGTAAACAAGTGGAAGTCATGGTTTATGGTGATGGCGCGTTTAAAGATCCAGTTGGAAAAATTTGGGAATTGGCTGACCCAGTTGTATCTCCTGCATACACATCAGGTTTAGAAGGCACACCAAATGAAGTGAAGTTAAAATATCTTGCTGATAACAATTTCTCTGATTTACGTGGAGCTCAACTTGAAGAAGCAATCAAAAAACACATTGATTCAAAAGCAGATGATTTAACAGGATTAATGGAAGCACAAGGAACAACACCTAGAAAATTAACTGACTTAATCGGTTCATTATCAGATTTAACGTCAGGTAGTGGAGACAAAGGAACACCGATTGTCTTTATTCAAGGCTATTTCGATAACTTTACTAATTAA
- the rlmN gene encoding 23S rRNA (adenine(2503)-C(2))-methyltransferase RlmN: MMKPSIYDFTQPQLVEWFVKNGEKKFRAAQVWQWLYEKRVTDFSEMSNLSKQTIELLKEHFVLDPLKEVVVQEGQDGTIKYLFELPDHHMIETVLMRQAYGLSVCVTTQIGCNIGCTFCASGLLKKQRNLTTGEIVAQIMKVQHYLDKQGQGERVSHIVVMGIGEPFDNYNNVMNFLHIMNDPKGLQIGARHMTVSTSGLVPKIKEFATNGLQVNLAISLHAPNNDTRTSIMRINRAYPLERLMDAVDYYLKETNRRITFEYIMLQGVNDTPEHAQQLADLLKDKKKLTYVNLIPYNTVEEHDLYQRSTKKDTLAFYDILKKNGINCVVRQEFGSDIDAACGQLRSKQMRKEKSK, encoded by the coding sequence ATAATGAAACCATCAATCTATGATTTTACACAACCTCAACTTGTTGAATGGTTTGTGAAAAATGGTGAAAAGAAATTTAGAGCAGCCCAAGTGTGGCAATGGTTATATGAAAAACGAGTGACGGATTTTTCTGAGATGAGTAATCTATCAAAACAAACAATTGAATTATTAAAAGAACATTTTGTATTAGATCCTTTAAAAGAGGTAGTCGTTCAAGAAGGTCAAGATGGAACGATAAAATATTTATTTGAGTTACCAGACCATCATATGATTGAAACAGTGTTAATGCGTCAAGCATATGGTTTGTCTGTCTGTGTGACAACACAAATTGGGTGCAACATCGGTTGTACGTTTTGTGCGAGTGGGTTACTAAAAAAACAACGTAACTTAACAACAGGTGAAATTGTCGCTCAAATTATGAAAGTGCAGCATTACCTAGACAAACAAGGACAAGGCGAAAGAGTGAGTCATATTGTGGTGATGGGAATTGGCGAGCCGTTTGATAATTATAACAATGTCATGAATTTCTTGCATATTATGAACGATCCAAAAGGGTTACAAATAGGAGCAAGACATATGACCGTTTCAACGAGTGGTCTTGTACCAAAAATCAAAGAGTTTGCGACAAATGGTTTACAAGTTAATTTGGCTATCTCACTTCATGCGCCAAATAATGACACACGTACATCTATTATGAGAATTAATCGAGCATATCCATTAGAGCGTTTAATGGATGCAGTAGATTATTACTTAAAAGAAACCAATCGCCGTATCACGTTTGAATACATTATGCTTCAAGGGGTTAATGACACACCAGAGCATGCTCAACAACTGGCTGATTTGTTAAAAGACAAGAAAAAGCTAACATATGTGAATTTGATTCCATATAATACGGTAGAAGAACATGATTTATATCAACGAAGTACGAAAAAAGATACATTAGCTTTCTATGATATTTTAAAGAAAAATGGAATTAATTGTGTGGTCAGACAAGAGTTTGGCTCTGATATTGATGCGGCATGTGGTCAACTTAGAAGTAAGCAAATGAGAAAAGAGAAGAGTAAATAA
- a CDS encoding polysaccharide deacetylase family protein: MVEKRKKQFILIFLLLILVVEVVFLVRRMTLDKKASQTLASVTSEKNMIEESLNSLNHSTLENYVTSKDLLTTSNKAQEQVETSIKKVDEISNISGKVKHQKGQLLTELQKDSKVIQLVQNKIKVSQEMRDIFGTTPFSKNTLVKNLAITKSVSSTLQDDLTSQVSALPKGEQKSALEEGLKEVTTQNQTLATLDKEMATYIQKDKIKTVPSSDEYKKLDKAVSELKNDKLKKTYASQLSLLEQEVIKNDPTLLNDDKKVALTFDDGPNNTSSLQILDTLKKYDIKATFFMLGSMVDTYPDVVKKIHDAGHEIGNHTYDHKDLTKLDEASIKQEIDSTNQKIEKLTGEKPTLLRPPYGAYNDRVTKVESNMSIALWNIDTLDWKTHNPTAILGEVKKELQPHSIVLMHDIHQDSADSLENVIKYLKSQGYTFVLANELIN, encoded by the coding sequence TTGGTTGAAAAGAGAAAAAAGCAATTTATATTAATTTTTTTATTACTTATTTTGGTTGTAGAGGTCGTTTTTTTAGTTCGACGTATGACGTTAGATAAAAAAGCATCACAAACATTGGCTAGTGTGACAAGTGAAAAAAATATGATTGAGGAGTCCTTAAATTCACTTAATCATAGTACGTTAGAAAACTATGTTACTAGCAAAGATTTATTAACCACATCCAATAAAGCGCAAGAACAGGTTGAAACAAGTATCAAAAAAGTGGATGAGATTTCTAATATCTCTGGAAAAGTAAAGCATCAAAAAGGTCAGTTGTTAACTGAATTGCAAAAAGATTCAAAAGTGATTCAATTGGTTCAAAATAAAATAAAAGTCTCTCAAGAGATGAGGGATATTTTTGGTACAACGCCCTTTAGCAAAAATACATTGGTTAAAAATCTAGCCATTACAAAAAGCGTTTCTTCTACTCTACAGGATGATTTAACATCACAAGTGAGTGCTTTACCAAAAGGTGAGCAAAAGTCAGCTCTTGAAGAAGGACTGAAAGAAGTGACGACTCAAAATCAAACGTTAGCAACCCTTGATAAAGAAATGGCAACTTATATTCAAAAAGATAAGATTAAAACTGTTCCGTCATCTGATGAATATAAAAAGTTAGATAAAGCAGTTAGCGAGTTAAAAAATGATAAACTCAAAAAAACGTATGCTAGTCAGTTGTCTCTTCTAGAACAAGAGGTTATTAAAAATGATCCAACTCTTTTAAATGATGATAAAAAAGTGGCGTTAACGTTTGATGATGGACCAAACAATACCAGTTCGTTGCAAATATTAGATACGTTAAAAAAATACGATATTAAGGCTACTTTCTTTATGTTAGGTTCAATGGTTGATACTTATCCTGATGTGGTGAAAAAAATTCACGATGCTGGTCATGAAATTGGAAATCATACTTATGACCACAAAGACTTAACAAAATTAGATGAAGCAAGTATCAAGCAAGAAATTGATTCAACCAACCAAAAAATAGAAAAACTAACAGGTGAAAAACCAACGCTTCTTCGTCCACCATATGGGGCGTATAATGATCGTGTGACAAAAGTTGAATCAAATATGTCCATTGCTTTGTGGAATATTGATACACTAGATTGGAAAACACATAATCCCACAGCTATTCTAGGGGAAGTTAAAAAAGAATTACAACCTCATAGTATTGTGTTAATGCATGACATTCATCAAGATTCAGCGGACAGTTTGGAAAATGTCATTAAGTATTTGAAAAGTCAAGGCTATACCTTTGTGTTAGCAAATGAATTAATTAATTAA